From Algoriphagus sp. NG3, the proteins below share one genomic window:
- a CDS encoding alpha-amylase family glycosyl hydrolase — translation MEDSQKIRLIREEHWLAPYETQIQRRFDRFQEVLREINSFSGNILEYASSHAYYGIHFEGWRKGWVYREWAPSADQLYFFGDFNDWNRSSHPMKKSPRGDWEIFLPMDEYKDKFIHGSRVKVHVLAANGALDRIPAYIRRVIQDELTYDVAGQLWFAEDFKWTDQSFNLGNSLKQPLIYECHVGMAQEKEGVGTYKEFEEYTLPRIKAAGYNTIQLMAVMEHPYYGSFGYHVSNFFAPTSRFGTPEELKSLVNKAHEMGIGVVMDIVHSHAIKNVNEGLNEFDGSDHQYFHPGEKGYHDAWDSKVFDYAKREVQQFLLSNIRYWLEEFHFDGFRFDGVTSIMYHHHGLFMDFDSVDLYFDQNVDEDAIVYLQLANHLIHTFKPQSISIAEDMSGMPGLARPIVDGGLGFDFRMAMGVPDFWIKTLKHKQDEEWDMFELWHQLTNRPAAERSIAYAESHDQALVGDQTLAFRLMDKEMYFSMSLLQQNLVVDRGIALHKLIRTITLTLGGEGYLNFIGNEFGHPDWVDFPREGNNWSYQHARRQWSLVDDPLLRYGQLDAWDKAIIKLATDYNLLASPAAVQLHLDADKKILAYERGGLIFVFSFHPTESFFGLPVHVNHAGDYRIILNSDEEKFSGFERLDSKLLYPADESLCLRLYIPNRTVVILKATVPASH, via the coding sequence GTGGAAGATTCACAAAAAATCAGATTAATCCGGGAAGAACATTGGCTTGCTCCTTACGAGACACAAATCCAACGAAGATTTGACCGATTTCAGGAAGTGCTCCGGGAAATTAACAGCTTTAGTGGCAACATCCTTGAGTATGCCTCTTCACATGCCTATTATGGGATACATTTTGAAGGATGGAGGAAAGGATGGGTCTACAGGGAATGGGCTCCTTCTGCGGATCAATTATACTTTTTCGGGGATTTCAATGACTGGAACAGAAGCTCCCATCCCATGAAAAAAAGCCCTCGGGGCGATTGGGAAATTTTTCTACCTATGGATGAATACAAAGACAAGTTCATTCACGGCAGCAGGGTGAAAGTACATGTATTAGCAGCAAATGGCGCATTGGATAGGATTCCTGCTTACATCCGACGCGTAATTCAAGATGAGCTCACCTATGATGTGGCAGGCCAGCTCTGGTTTGCGGAGGATTTCAAGTGGACCGATCAATCTTTCAATTTAGGCAACAGCCTAAAACAGCCTCTGATCTATGAATGCCATGTAGGAATGGCCCAGGAAAAAGAAGGAGTGGGCACATATAAGGAATTTGAAGAATATACACTTCCACGCATCAAAGCTGCCGGATATAATACCATTCAGCTCATGGCTGTCATGGAGCACCCCTATTATGGCTCCTTTGGGTATCATGTTTCCAATTTCTTCGCTCCTACCTCCAGATTTGGCACTCCCGAAGAATTGAAATCACTTGTCAATAAGGCACATGAAATGGGAATCGGAGTAGTGATGGATATAGTTCACTCCCATGCTATCAAAAACGTAAATGAGGGATTGAATGAATTTGATGGAAGTGATCATCAGTATTTCCATCCCGGCGAGAAGGGCTATCATGATGCGTGGGATTCTAAAGTCTTCGATTACGCAAAGCGGGAAGTTCAGCAGTTTCTGCTTTCCAACATCCGGTATTGGCTGGAAGAATTCCATTTCGATGGCTTTCGCTTCGATGGGGTGACTTCTATCATGTACCATCACCATGGCCTGTTCATGGATTTCGATTCCGTGGATTTATATTTTGACCAGAATGTGGATGAGGATGCTATAGTGTACTTGCAGCTGGCAAATCACCTGATCCATACATTCAAGCCTCAAAGTATCTCCATAGCTGAAGATATGAGTGGCATGCCCGGACTAGCGCGACCTATAGTTGATGGAGGATTAGGGTTTGATTTCCGTATGGCGATGGGAGTTCCTGATTTTTGGATCAAAACACTCAAACATAAGCAGGATGAGGAATGGGATATGTTTGAGCTATGGCATCAACTTACCAATAGACCTGCTGCCGAACGTTCGATTGCGTATGCAGAGAGTCACGATCAGGCACTGGTGGGCGATCAGACATTGGCATTTAGGCTGATGGATAAGGAGATGTATTTTTCCATGTCACTCCTACAGCAAAACCTGGTGGTGGACAGAGGAATAGCACTTCACAAGCTTATTCGCACTATCACACTTACTTTAGGCGGAGAAGGGTATTTGAATTTTATCGGAAACGAATTTGGCCATCCTGATTGGGTGGATTTCCCTAGAGAAGGAAACAACTGGAGCTATCAACACGCCCGTAGGCAATGGTCACTGGTGGATGATCCTTTGTTACGATATGGGCAGCTAGACGCCTGGGACAAAGCCATCATCAAACTAGCTACTGATTATAACCTCCTGGCATCCCCGGCAGCAGTACAGCTCCACTTGGATGCTGATAAAAAGATCTTGGCCTACGAGCGCGGGGGATTGATTTTTGTCTTTTCATTTCATCCTACAGAATCATTCTTTGGATTACCCGTACATGTCAATCATGCGGGAGATTACAGAATCATACTCAATTCGGACGAAGAGAAATTCAGCGGATTTGAGCGGCTGGATTCAAAGCTACTCTATCCAGCGGATGAAAGCCTCTGCCTAAGACTTTATATTCCCAACAGAACCGTGGTCATATTAAAGGCTACTGTTCCCGCCTCACACTGA
- a CDS encoding flavohemoglobin expression-modulating QEGLA motif protein: MIDQQTKEALTEALKTGNVLQLSLGDKSLIRIERRLPFLLIYREQPEDYYKISDLVKTESSYLITESSVDFNSDIALLVKELARELSEEYGTMMVLEVWVGPPDSKSFVLKTAKEKAPNTVKAFQKGLEDFCSTYTHLKVEVAVDTIRHPVHLEDFLTLKQCQESGIYLMGLEIPPFFQNHETQEFFYLVFEEFKIGFSNILRKAVYEFVRVQTSFDIQNYQRLGTTEVDEAVWEVDRELSDIESKYQFLLLISPINTMQAKEEFVANNYQKNPKFLYRNLPIDPDRLKEELFRIDIRSIEDPTLSFLYTEKREELEKQITMLKERGTKNFMYSSIRLYSSPGVKLYETAKDILKTLPPDHLEEVAWVDAYDMAKFCMEEIEQYKRIYPELDAKVEVKNDIVGMLVSRGQLYIGSSFKIPEQRIKALIHHEVGTHVLTFYNGKMQPFGQMSSGFADYDELQEGLAVLAEYLVGGLTGSRLRTLAARVIAGRAVTEGMTFEETYHTLTEEYDALPEQAFQITARAYQGGGCTKDIIYLRGLIKLIEYLQDGGELEPLYVGKIGFKHIPLIQDLRIRDIIKTSPLAPSYLKTDCAQERLKKIKEGLTLTELVN; the protein is encoded by the coding sequence ATGATAGACCAGCAGACAAAGGAAGCACTTACAGAGGCTCTTAAAACAGGGAATGTCCTCCAACTTTCGCTGGGTGATAAAAGCCTGATAAGAATTGAAAGAAGACTTCCTTTTCTATTGATCTATCGTGAACAACCAGAGGATTATTATAAGATTTCAGATCTGGTCAAAACAGAGTCATCCTACCTGATTACGGAGTCTAGTGTTGATTTTAATTCAGATATAGCTCTTTTGGTCAAAGAGCTGGCTAGGGAACTGTCTGAAGAGTACGGAACGATGATGGTACTGGAAGTGTGGGTTGGACCACCTGATAGCAAGTCATTTGTCCTTAAAACAGCTAAGGAGAAAGCTCCAAATACTGTGAAGGCATTTCAAAAAGGCCTTGAGGATTTCTGCAGTACCTATACTCACCTAAAGGTGGAGGTAGCAGTGGATACCATCAGGCACCCTGTGCATCTGGAGGATTTTCTCACGTTGAAGCAATGTCAGGAATCGGGGATTTACCTGATGGGCTTGGAAATCCCTCCCTTCTTCCAAAATCATGAAACCCAGGAGTTTTTCTATTTAGTTTTCGAAGAATTCAAGATTGGCTTTTCCAATATTCTGCGGAAAGCTGTTTATGAATTTGTTCGTGTTCAGACCTCTTTTGATATACAGAATTATCAGCGTCTGGGTACTACCGAAGTAGACGAGGCTGTATGGGAAGTAGATAGGGAGCTTTCTGATATTGAATCAAAATATCAGTTTCTGCTTCTCATCTCACCCATCAATACCATGCAGGCAAAGGAAGAGTTTGTGGCAAATAATTATCAGAAAAACCCCAAATTCCTTTATCGCAACTTACCTATTGATCCTGATCGGCTGAAAGAAGAGTTATTCAGGATTGATATACGCAGCATAGAAGATCCCACCCTATCGTTTTTATACACAGAAAAGCGTGAGGAGCTTGAAAAGCAGATTACCATGCTGAAAGAGCGAGGTACTAAAAACTTTATGTATAGCAGTATCCGTCTCTACAGTTCTCCCGGAGTGAAGCTCTATGAGACAGCCAAAGATATACTCAAAACGCTGCCTCCCGATCACTTGGAGGAAGTAGCCTGGGTGGATGCCTATGATATGGCAAAGTTCTGTATGGAAGAAATAGAACAATACAAAAGGATCTATCCTGAACTAGATGCTAAGGTAGAGGTAAAAAATGATATCGTAGGGATGCTGGTTTCAAGAGGTCAGTTGTACATAGGATCAAGTTTTAAGATTCCTGAGCAACGGATCAAAGCACTGATACATCACGAAGTGGGAACTCATGTTCTTACGTTTTATAACGGAAAGATGCAGCCTTTTGGACAAATGAGCAGTGGGTTTGCAGATTACGATGAGCTGCAGGAGGGGCTTGCTGTCCTTGCGGAATATTTGGTAGGTGGGCTTACAGGGAGCAGGCTTAGGACTTTGGCGGCACGGGTAATAGCAGGCAGGGCGGTTACCGAGGGCATGACTTTCGAAGAAACCTATCATACACTTACGGAAGAATACGATGCTCTGCCTGAACAAGCCTTTCAAATTACTGCCAGAGCATATCAGGGCGGAGGCTGCACCAAGGATATCATCTACTTAAGAGGCTTGATCAAACTGATCGAATACTTACAGGATGGAGGAGAGTTGGAGCCTCTTTATGTAGGTAAAATTGGTTTCAAACATATACCATTGATCCAGGATCTGCGCATCCGGGATATCATAAAAACTTCACCACTCGCTCCCAGCTATCTCAAAACAGATTGTGCACAAGAGAGGCTAAAAAAAATAAAGGAAGGGCTAACCTTAACCGAACTAGTCAACTAA
- a CDS encoding succinylglutamate desuccinylase/aspartoacylase family protein codes for MKTNIDTLDKETLTRVIGQYPYEPTIQTPGPYLLVSGGIHGNEPSGVLAIQRVFKKLLKENLSLRGKIVGVAGNLVALKKGVRMIDSDLNRVCTSKNEEELKAGKTLGFHEASEFNELVKIIENLETEEFNTIFHFMDLHTTSSKTPPYISVNRREESFNFAKQIPLPVVKGIEKYIPGHFDHYQTTRGHAGFTMEAGQHDDPKSIDYHEAAIWIVMVKTGMLEKADIPYDHYHSMLESASPTHDNFEVTYRQEIGEDHYFRMDPGYANFTKINKGQRLATLDGETIVSNYSGRVFLPLYQTQGSDGFFIVKPA; via the coding sequence ATGAAAACGAATATAGACACCCTCGACAAAGAAACCCTCACCCGGGTGATCGGACAATATCCATACGAACCGACTATTCAAACACCGGGTCCATACCTACTAGTGAGTGGAGGGATTCACGGCAACGAACCAAGCGGTGTCCTTGCAATCCAGCGAGTATTCAAAAAACTCCTTAAAGAAAACCTCAGCCTAAGGGGTAAAATCGTAGGAGTGGCAGGTAATCTGGTAGCTTTGAAGAAGGGTGTGAGAATGATAGACAGTGATCTTAACAGAGTTTGCACGTCGAAAAACGAAGAGGAATTAAAAGCTGGTAAGACATTGGGTTTCCATGAAGCCTCTGAATTTAATGAGCTGGTAAAAATCATTGAAAATCTCGAAACTGAAGAGTTTAACACTATCTTTCATTTTATGGATCTGCACACCACCTCTTCCAAGACCCCGCCCTATATCAGTGTCAACCGTAGGGAAGAAAGTTTTAATTTCGCCAAACAGATACCACTTCCTGTAGTGAAAGGGATTGAAAAATATATTCCAGGCCATTTTGACCACTATCAGACGACGAGAGGTCATGCAGGATTCACTATGGAAGCAGGTCAGCATGATGATCCCAAATCTATAGACTATCACGAAGCCGCTATATGGATAGTAATGGTGAAGACAGGTATGCTGGAAAAAGCTGACATTCCCTATGATCACTATCACTCTATGCTGGAAAGCGCCTCTCCCACCCATGACAATTTTGAGGTGACCTATAGACAGGAAATCGGAGAAGATCACTACTTCAGAATGGATCCAGGCTATGCTAATTTCACCAAAATAAACAAAGGACAACGGCTGGCAACATTAGATGGAGAAACTATCGTTTCTAATTATTCAGGAAGAGTTTTCCTTCCCCTATATCAAACACAGGGATCGGATGGTTTTTTCATAGTAAAACCTGCTTAA
- a CDS encoding DUF805 domain-containing protein → MGSIFKPEGRITRRRYLVMFLIFYFINILCLLLIWDSFQSESWAIFYCAGVALIASICILLVQAIKRLHDIGLDWKYALYLLIPPPINFIGFIWLAAQKGQDGENQYGPSPRKTDLF, encoded by the coding sequence ATGGGCTCTATATTCAAACCAGAAGGAAGAATTACCAGAAGAAGGTATCTGGTCATGTTCCTCATATTTTATTTCATCAACATTCTTTGCCTCCTATTGATCTGGGATAGCTTCCAGTCGGAGTCATGGGCGATTTTTTATTGTGCGGGTGTGGCGCTTATAGCATCCATTTGTATCTTACTGGTACAGGCAATCAAGAGACTGCATGACATAGGCCTGGATTGGAAATACGCACTTTATTTACTGATTCCGCCTCCAATCAATTTCATAGGATTTATCTGGTTGGCTGCACAAAAGGGGCAGGATGGTGAAAACCAATACGGCCCTAGTCCAAGGAAAACGGATCTCTTTTAA
- a CDS encoding AsmA-like C-terminal region-containing protein → MVPPLLFATSVWVAYSKQKELTEKALIEINKSFLGELTVEDSYISPFANFPYISVDLKNVRFFESKSKENKPIYEAADFYLGFNVWDLIRGDYKVKKLKVSEGHLDIIKYENGEINLLLAKGLTSNEEKLDEEDSEFAIDLSGIVLEEFDIKYSDMSTNQDLVFHIDKMLSAFSLKEGHVFVDVVTDLVFDLDQDGENTFFADKKVHLDLELDYFEELKKLMISPSKVKLEEAILSLAGQVSVVEDGLDMDVSINGEKPDFNIFAAFLPNETAQTLKKYKNEGEVYFSGSVRGIAGNGQSPAISVEFGADNAYFLNSGIQKKVDELRFIGFYTNGKEKNLRTSELQLQNFYARPDEGVFQGRLTIRNFEDPNVKINVNADLDLGFLSDFFEIDGLQGIEGQVLLTMDFDELVDMDLTTTSISSVEGSLQSELTLKNLSIQIPDYDLPIMNANGYAYMRRGKVILDSLSFQVGESDFAFSGELSDFPVLLHGNALPLKAKVNAKSNFANLKELIPSDTDSTGIDEEVSDFQLKLAFETTGEDLYEFEYLPKGEFFIEDFYASFKNYPHSLHDFHADIFIENDSLEVKDFKGEIDESDFLLTGKILNYKKWFQEEKIGESTFFFNLVSDQIKLQDLLSYNGVNYLPEDYSSEVISNLNLNGHVDIHYQGDFQSADFYLEDLDGKMKIHPLKLEDFSGRVHFEDDFLTMDNFRGKMGSSDFAVQLGYFLGEKDSVASPSEKSNYFHLTSQQMDLDALLGFESIETDTNHKEAFNVFQLPFSKMEFTADIKKLNYHTFWLEDILAKARTNEEHFLYVDTLAFKIADGTLGVNGYFNGSDPDEIYFSSEMKASELDIDKLLIKFENFGQDHLINENLHGKVSGKITSKFLVYPDLTPILDQSEATMDLTVYQGSLVNFAPLDAMASYFRDKNLNNVRFDTLSNTFELKGGVLTIPKMNINSSLGFIELSGSQSLDLNMDYFIRVPLALVTQVGFRSLFGGKNKNEVDPDQEDAIVYRDEDRRVRFVNINMKGTPDDFKISLKKDGK, encoded by the coding sequence ATGGTTCCACCGCTGCTGTTCGCTACTTCAGTCTGGGTGGCTTATAGTAAGCAGAAAGAGCTGACCGAGAAGGCTTTAATCGAGATTAATAAGAGTTTTTTGGGGGAACTGACCGTAGAGGATTCTTACATTTCCCCTTTTGCAAATTTCCCTTACATCTCGGTAGATTTAAAAAACGTGAGATTTTTTGAATCAAAAAGCAAAGAAAACAAGCCAATCTATGAAGCAGCAGATTTTTACCTAGGTTTTAATGTTTGGGATTTGATCCGAGGGGATTATAAGGTGAAAAAACTAAAGGTTTCTGAAGGCCATTTGGATATTATCAAGTATGAGAATGGAGAGATTAATTTGCTGTTGGCGAAGGGACTTACATCTAATGAAGAAAAGCTGGACGAAGAAGATTCTGAATTTGCCATTGATCTTTCAGGGATAGTCCTGGAGGAATTTGACATCAAATATTCCGATATGTCCACTAACCAGGATTTGGTGTTCCATATTGATAAAATGTTGTCAGCTTTTAGTCTCAAAGAAGGGCATGTCTTTGTGGATGTAGTTACGGATTTGGTTTTTGATTTGGATCAGGATGGAGAAAACACATTTTTTGCTGATAAAAAAGTACACTTGGATCTTGAACTCGACTATTTTGAAGAGTTGAAAAAGTTGATGATATCGCCCTCAAAGGTGAAATTGGAAGAGGCGATTCTAAGTTTGGCAGGGCAAGTCAGCGTAGTGGAGGATGGGTTGGATATGGATGTAAGTATTAATGGAGAAAAACCGGATTTCAACATTTTTGCGGCATTCTTGCCAAATGAGACGGCTCAGACACTCAAGAAATACAAAAATGAAGGAGAAGTGTATTTTTCCGGCTCTGTGAGAGGAATAGCCGGAAACGGTCAAAGTCCGGCGATTTCGGTGGAATTTGGAGCTGATAATGCTTATTTCCTTAACTCCGGAATCCAAAAGAAAGTAGATGAGCTGAGGTTTATAGGCTTCTATACCAATGGTAAAGAAAAAAATCTTCGGACTTCGGAATTACAGCTTCAAAACTTTTATGCACGGCCTGACGAAGGGGTTTTTCAAGGGAGATTGACCATTAGAAACTTTGAAGACCCCAATGTAAAAATCAATGTTAATGCGGATTTGGACTTAGGTTTTTTAAGTGATTTTTTCGAAATAGATGGGCTTCAGGGGATAGAAGGTCAAGTCTTGTTGACTATGGATTTTGATGAATTGGTAGATATGGATCTGACAACTACCTCTATATCCAGTGTAGAGGGAAGCCTTCAAAGTGAATTGACATTAAAAAACCTCAGTATTCAGATTCCCGATTATGATCTTCCGATTATGAATGCCAATGGGTACGCCTATATGAGAAGAGGAAAGGTGATTTTGGATTCGTTGAGTTTTCAAGTAGGGGAATCGGACTTTGCTTTTTCTGGGGAATTGAGTGATTTTCCGGTTCTGCTGCATGGTAATGCACTGCCGCTAAAAGCAAAGGTGAATGCAAAATCTAATTTTGCGAACTTAAAGGAATTGATTCCTTCCGATACAGATAGTACTGGAATTGATGAAGAAGTATCCGATTTTCAGCTTAAACTGGCTTTTGAGACTACAGGGGAAGATCTTTATGAATTCGAATACTTGCCGAAAGGAGAGTTTTTTATCGAGGACTTTTATGCAAGCTTCAAAAACTATCCCCATTCCCTTCATGATTTTCATGCGGATATTTTCATTGAAAATGATTCTTTGGAAGTAAAGGATTTCAAGGGTGAGATTGATGAAAGTGATTTTCTTTTGACTGGAAAGATTTTGAACTATAAAAAATGGTTTCAGGAGGAGAAAATTGGTGAGAGTACTTTTTTCTTTAATCTAGTCTCCGATCAGATTAAACTTCAGGATCTTCTAAGTTACAATGGGGTGAATTATCTCCCGGAAGATTATAGCAGCGAGGTGATTTCCAATTTGAATCTTAATGGGCATGTAGATATTCACTATCAAGGGGATTTTCAGTCAGCTGACTTTTATCTGGAAGATCTGGATGGTAAAATGAAAATCCATCCTTTGAAATTGGAAGATTTCTCGGGCAGAGTTCATTTTGAAGATGACTTTCTAACTATGGATAATTTCCGGGGTAAAATGGGGTCTTCCGACTTTGCAGTTCAGCTTGGATACTTTTTGGGTGAAAAAGATTCTGTAGCCAGTCCATCTGAAAAGTCAAATTATTTCCATTTAACATCCCAGCAGATGGATTTGGATGCATTGCTGGGATTTGAAAGTATAGAAACAGACACAAATCATAAGGAAGCGTTCAATGTTTTCCAATTGCCATTTTCAAAAATGGAGTTTACAGCGGATATCAAGAAACTGAACTACCATACCTTCTGGCTGGAAGATATCCTGGCTAAAGCCAGGACCAACGAGGAGCACTTCTTGTATGTGGATACGCTGGCTTTCAAGATTGCGGATGGTACACTTGGTGTCAATGGATACTTCAATGGATCCGACCCTGATGAAATCTACTTCAGTAGCGAGATGAAAGCGAGTGAGCTGGATATAGATAAGCTCTTGATCAAATTTGAAAACTTTGGACAGGATCATCTCATCAATGAAAATCTACACGGAAAAGTAAGTGGCAAAATCACAAGCAAGTTTTTGGTGTATCCGGATTTGACTCCAATACTGGATCAGTCAGAGGCGACGATGGATCTTACTGTTTACCAGGGAAGTCTGGTGAATTTTGCGCCTTTAGATGCCATGGCGAGTTATTTTAGGGATAAGAATTTGAACAATGTCCGGTTTGACACCTTAAGTAATACATTTGAACTGAAAGGAGGAGTGTTGACTATTCCTAAGATGAATATTAATTCCAGTTTAGGATTTATAGAACTTTCTGGGAGCCAGAGCTTAGATTTGAACATGGACTACTTTATAAGAGTACCCCTCGCCTTGGTCACCCAGGTTGGCTTTAGGTCTCTTTTTGGCGGAAAAAACAAAAACGAGGTAGATCCAGACCAAGAGGATGCTATAGTCTATAGAGATGAGGACAGAAGAGTGCGGTTTGTCAATATCAATATGAAGGGCACTCCTGATGACTTCAAGATTAGCCTTAAAAAAGACGGGAAGTAG
- a CDS encoding peptidoglycan DD-metalloendopeptidase family protein — translation MNTLESSGISKTKIGAVWQISAQEALVNAVELEVPVAIQGSFKAKSITAEAWKIRLDEGASVNIFIHWQASDSSRLIVDLLEGSEWKELQSVSTQNDSLKFEAEKTGNYLLRIQPELMGEGNFQVRVNGTATYAIFPVQGKTSRAIQSFWGDPRDGGRRSHEGVDVFAARGTPVLSPVEGVVTSVRDRGLGGKQVWVRDSKRNWNLYFAHLDSQLVNNLQRVQAGDTLGLVGNTGNARTTAPHLHFGIYSGGAINPLPVLRDHFELAPVLEQKELPELMKVSSSQANLRSQPSTKSLVIARLQSSTPVFVKAATADWYQVRTVEGTVGFLYQNLVAPVDSTAIGENLTYAITATSPPADSVLVNLQEFRQIGITAEGYGVIVDKDGNIYFNAD, via the coding sequence TTGAACACACTGGAAAGTTCGGGTATAAGCAAAACAAAAATAGGGGCAGTCTGGCAAATTTCTGCCCAAGAAGCTCTGGTCAACGCCGTAGAGTTGGAGGTTCCAGTAGCTATCCAAGGAAGTTTTAAAGCTAAAAGCATAACAGCAGAGGCATGGAAGATCCGACTGGACGAGGGGGCATCGGTCAATATTTTTATTCATTGGCAAGCCAGTGATAGCAGCAGATTAATTGTAGATCTACTAGAGGGGTCAGAATGGAAAGAACTTCAGTCAGTTTCCACTCAAAATGATTCTTTGAAATTTGAAGCGGAGAAAACTGGGAATTACTTACTTAGGATCCAACCTGAATTAATGGGAGAAGGCAATTTTCAGGTTAGGGTAAATGGAACCGCTACTTATGCCATTTTTCCTGTACAAGGCAAAACCAGTAGGGCAATCCAAAGTTTTTGGGGAGATCCCCGCGATGGGGGACGCAGATCTCACGAAGGGGTAGATGTTTTTGCTGCCCGGGGCACTCCGGTTCTTTCTCCCGTGGAAGGAGTGGTGACGTCAGTACGGGATAGGGGATTAGGTGGAAAGCAAGTATGGGTAAGGGATAGTAAACGAAACTGGAATCTATATTTTGCCCATCTGGACAGCCAACTGGTAAATAACCTGCAGCGGGTACAAGCTGGAGATACGTTAGGTTTAGTAGGGAATACAGGCAATGCCCGCACTACGGCTCCACATCTGCATTTTGGTATATATAGCGGTGGAGCTATCAATCCTTTGCCAGTTTTAAGAGATCACTTTGAATTGGCGCCGGTGCTTGAACAAAAGGAATTGCCGGAATTAATGAAAGTAAGTTCATCCCAAGCAAATCTCAGAAGCCAACCAAGCACTAAATCATTGGTCATCGCCCGCCTCCAGTCTTCCACTCCTGTATTTGTAAAAGCGGCTACTGCAGATTGGTATCAAGTACGCACTGTAGAGGGGACAGTTGGTTTTTTGTACCAAAATCTTGTAGCTCCAGTGGATTCCACGGCGATAGGAGAAAATCTCACCTATGCGATCACAGCTACCTCTCCACCAGCGGATAGTGTGCTGGTCAATCTGCAGGAGTTTAGGCAGATCGGTATTACTGCTGAAGGATATGGGGTAATCGTGGATAAGGATGGCAACATTTACTTTAATGCCGATTAA
- a CDS encoding ATP-grasp domain-containing protein: MKIGFIVNQIETEIGGYSTTLISSAAVRRDHDVYIISVGELSYLEDGKMGAIAVKAPTTKFRSLDKYIEAIQHTERVHISTDDLDVLFLRNDPCEEYGDRTWAQTAGMVFGQIAMANGVLVVNDPYSLMSSFNKMYFQHFPESIRPRTIISRDSDEIKEFYTKEKKKVVLKPLQGSGGKDVFLVDNDKNLNQIVETINRYGFVIAQEYLPAAKNGDIRVIMMNGKMLVIKGKYAAVNRVNKDDIRSNLHTGGSALQAEITDDVRKLCDIVGPKLIRDGMFLAGIDIVGDKIMELNLDSPGAINAMQNLQGVDFATAIIEALERKMMFQKHYDGKLPNAFLATLDL; encoded by the coding sequence ATGAAAATTGGATTTATAGTAAATCAAATCGAAACAGAAATAGGCGGGTACAGTACCACGCTGATCTCTTCCGCTGCGGTTCGTAGGGATCATGATGTTTATATCATCAGTGTAGGAGAACTCTCTTATCTTGAAGATGGTAAAATGGGCGCTATAGCAGTCAAAGCTCCCACCACCAAATTCCGAAGCTTGGATAAGTATATTGAGGCGATACAGCACACGGAACGGGTTCATATTTCCACGGATGACCTGGATGTGCTTTTCCTGAGAAATGATCCTTGTGAGGAATATGGGGACAGAACATGGGCACAGACTGCAGGGATGGTCTTTGGCCAGATAGCCATGGCGAACGGAGTGCTGGTCGTAAATGATCCTTATTCACTGATGTCTTCTTTTAATAAGATGTATTTTCAGCATTTTCCTGAAAGCATACGACCCAGAACCATCATAAGCAGGGATTCGGATGAGATTAAAGAGTTCTATACAAAAGAAAAAAAGAAAGTAGTACTGAAGCCACTGCAAGGGTCAGGGGGGAAAGATGTTTTTTTGGTTGATAACGATAAAAACCTCAACCAAATCGTAGAAACAATCAATCGCTACGGGTTTGTGATTGCCCAGGAATATTTGCCTGCTGCCAAAAACGGGGATATCCGTGTCATCATGATGAATGGAAAAATGCTTGTAATCAAAGGTAAATATGCTGCTGTCAACCGTGTGAATAAAGATGATATTCGGAGCAATCTGCATACTGGTGGTTCAGCTCTGCAGGCTGAAATCACGGATGATGTAAGGAAACTCTGCGATATTGTAGGGCCAAAATTGATACGGGACGGAATGTTTCTGGCAGGCATAGACATAGTAGGGGACAAAATAATGGAGCTGAATCTGGATAGCCCAGGAGCCATCAATGCCATGCAGAATCTTCAAGGGGTAGATTTTGCCACAGCCATAATCGAAGCGCTAGAGCGGAAAATGATGTTTCAAAAACACTATGATGGAAAACTTCCGAATGCTTTTTTGGCCACCTTGGATTTATAA